In Rhodococcus rhodochrous, a single genomic region encodes these proteins:
- a CDS encoding ABC transporter permease, translated as MTATGLPRWLFVPATLGLLFVVVPLVAMLLTVDWATFPSLVTSPASLDALFLSLRTSAAATILCILLGVPLAVVLARSSFRWISVVRGFVLLPLVLPPVVGGVALLYTFGRRGLIGEHLDALGIHIAFTTTAVVLAQTFVALPFLVTSLEGALRSAGSRYEDVAATLGARPTTVFRRITLPLVLPGLVSGSVLAFARALGEFGATLTFAGSLQGVTRTLPLEIYLQRETDPDAAVALSLVLILVAVVIVVAVYSRREDRPL; from the coding sequence GTGACCGCGACGGGACTGCCCCGGTGGTTGTTCGTCCCCGCGACGCTGGGGTTGCTGTTCGTGGTCGTGCCCCTGGTGGCGATGCTGCTCACCGTCGACTGGGCGACCTTCCCTTCACTCGTGACGTCCCCGGCGTCCCTCGACGCGCTCTTCCTGAGCCTGCGTACCTCCGCGGCTGCCACGATCCTGTGCATCCTGCTCGGTGTTCCCCTTGCAGTAGTACTGGCGCGCAGCAGCTTCCGGTGGATATCGGTGGTCCGCGGGTTCGTCCTGCTGCCCCTCGTTCTGCCCCCGGTCGTCGGTGGCGTCGCCCTGCTCTACACCTTCGGTCGTCGCGGGCTGATCGGTGAGCATCTCGACGCGCTCGGGATCCACATCGCCTTCACCACCACGGCAGTCGTGCTCGCACAGACCTTCGTCGCACTGCCCTTCCTCGTCACGAGTCTCGAAGGTGCGCTGCGCAGCGCGGGATCACGCTACGAGGACGTCGCGGCGACACTCGGGGCACGTCCCACGACGGTCTTCCGGCGCATCACCCTGCCCCTCGTGCTGCCGGGCCTGGTCTCCGGATCGGTACTCGCTTTCGCCCGCGCTCTGGGCGAATTCGGCGCGACCCTCACCTTCGCCGGCAGCCTGCAGGGTGTGACGCGCACGTTGCCCCTCGAGATCTACCTGCAGCGGGAGACCGATCCCGACGCCGCCGTCGCGCTGTCGCTCGTGCTGATCCTGGTGGCCGTCGTGATCGTCGTGGCCGTGTACTCGCGGCGGGAGGACCGTCCGCTGTGA
- the modA gene encoding molybdate ABC transporter substrate-binding protein, with protein sequence MRCRALAALAAALTAAALTSCGTGGGSDVLTVYAAASLRAPFTEIAERFEEANPGVTVEFSFAGSSDLGTQLEQGAPADVFASADTRTMDAAVASGLVAGEPIPFATNTLAIVTEPGNPENITSLDDLTGDGLSVVVCAPRVPCGAATERLEEASGVELAPVSEESSVTDVLGKVTSGQADAGLVYVTDAMGAGEKVTVVPAPEAAEIVNVYPVATLKDSRYHDRADAFVRFVTGTDGRTVLADAGFGAP encoded by the coding sequence ATGAGGTGCCGGGCGCTCGCCGCGCTCGCTGCCGCTCTCACCGCTGCGGCACTGACGTCGTGCGGCACCGGCGGCGGTTCGGATGTGCTCACCGTCTATGCAGCGGCCTCGCTCCGGGCACCGTTCACCGAGATCGCCGAACGATTCGAGGAGGCGAACCCCGGAGTGACGGTGGAATTCTCGTTCGCCGGCTCGTCCGATCTCGGGACCCAACTCGAGCAGGGCGCACCGGCCGACGTCTTCGCCTCCGCCGACACCCGGACGATGGACGCCGCCGTCGCGTCCGGACTCGTTGCCGGTGAACCGATCCCGTTCGCAACCAACACGCTCGCGATCGTCACCGAACCGGGGAATCCGGAGAACATCACCTCGCTCGACGACCTCACCGGCGACGGTCTCTCGGTGGTCGTGTGCGCACCCCGGGTGCCGTGCGGGGCGGCCACCGAGCGGCTCGAGGAGGCTTCCGGTGTCGAACTCGCGCCGGTGTCCGAGGAGTCGTCGGTGACCGACGTGCTCGGCAAGGTCACCTCCGGCCAGGCCGACGCCGGTCTGGTCTACGTCACGGATGCAATGGGCGCCGGGGAGAAGGTCACCGTCGTCCCCGCCCCGGAAGCCGCGGAGATCGTCAACGTCTATCCCGTTGCGACACTGAAGGATTCCCGATATCACGATCGTGCCGACGCCTTCGTGCGCTTCGTCACCGGCACCGACGGCCGAACCGTCCTGGCCGACGCGGGATTCGGTGCACCGTGA
- a CDS encoding TOBE domain-containing protein gives MTSLRIRDAASLLGVSDDTVRRWIDQGLLHAGKDSAGRKTVDGRELAEFARAQADAGPDPLGVGSSARNRFVGLVTRVVSDTVMSQVEMQCGPHRIVSLMSTEAVDELGLEPGSIGVAVVKATTVIVETPGGAE, from the coding sequence GTGACATCGCTCCGGATCCGCGACGCCGCCTCGTTGCTGGGGGTCAGCGACGACACGGTCCGTCGCTGGATCGACCAGGGGCTGCTGCACGCCGGCAAGGACTCCGCCGGCCGCAAGACCGTCGACGGCCGCGAGCTGGCGGAATTCGCCCGCGCTCAGGCCGATGCCGGTCCCGATCCGCTCGGGGTGGGCAGTTCCGCCCGCAACCGCTTCGTCGGGCTGGTCACGCGCGTGGTCTCCGACACCGTCATGTCGCAGGTGGAGATGCAGTGCGGTCCGCACCGGATCGTCTCGCTCATGAGTACCGAGGCCGTGGACGAGCTCGGTCTCGAGCCGGGCAGCATCGGTGTGGCCGTCGTCAAGGCGACCACCGTCATCGTCGAGACACCCGGAGGGGCCGAATGA
- a CDS encoding bifunctional nitrate reductase/sulfite reductase flavoprotein subunit alpha: MQDEITTVKSTCSYCGVGCGMLLDVAVDPETGDRRVVRAYGDKDHPTNRGRLCTKGATSAEMLAAGGRLGTAWMRSERAADVAPLPLDDAIAETARRLSDIVAIHGPDAVALYVSGQMSLEAQYLATKLAKGYLRTSHMESNSRLCMAGAATGYKQSLGSDGPPGSYEDFDRADVFFVSGSNMADCHPILFLRMMDRVKAGARLIVVDPRRSATADKADLFLQITPGTDLALLNGLLHLIVENGHVDRAFVEEHTDGWDAMESFLADYPPHVVAEVTGLAEADIRTAAQWIGEAGEWMSCWTMGLNQSIHGTWNTNAICNLHLATGAISRTGSGPFSLTGQPNAMGGREMGYMGPGLPGQRSVLSDDDRAFVEDRWSLPRGTLRTEGGAGTVDMFERMAAGEIKACWIICTNPVASVANRSTVLEALGKAELVIVQDVYRETETASYADVLLPAALWAESEYVTVGSDRTVNLLQQAVAPVGESLPDWKIIARVAQEMGFGDAFDYSSAEEIFEEITGFANPQTGYDLRGMTYDRLREGPVQWPCPPESAEARHPVRYLNDGTSRIPVVREDGSRPRLAFATPDGRARFFPRPHMPAAEMPDDDHPFVLNTGRVQHQWHTLTKTGKVEKLTKLNPGPFVEINPDDAQRLSIVDGDRVEIASRRGWAVLPAVVTDRVLPGNCFAPFHWNDLFGDDLAINAVTNDAVDPASLQPEFKVCAVSVEKIASAVEPVLESGSVLDRLESALGLETIPAPTFDDAERGYLAGLLAGLRTADITAAPTLPPTAPFPADKRAWVDGLLAGMYAHSAPVPGATPTEAVPDGPAVVVAWASQTGNAESFAASCAQRLRDAGRAVKLTGLNELDVAALARIDDLVVVTSTFGDGDPPDNGGSFWRGLEADSAPELTGTRYAVLAFGDSSYDDFCGFGRRVDDRLSALGATRLTERVDCEPGEDERAQNWLESLVPMLGGSTTPAAPVAPAPASPAYTRNSPFVTRITRNVALSGAGSAKDVRQFGFEIFDPAFEYEAGDALGVMPTNGPEAVDEWLQVTALDAETAVELGDRPTVPLREAATRHLDITRVTPELLRFVQKQSGSAELAKLLRPGNKIELQQWLYGRQAMDVIAEYPFKAPWDEWKDLLGRLRPRLYSISSSPKTNPREVQLTVSVVRYEFEGRSRAGVCSSFLADHSKGVDIPIFVQRNEHFRPPAPETDMIMIGPGTGIAPFRGFLHDRREAGHTGRNWLFFGDQRSETDYLYRDEIESMHADGFLTELGLAFSRDQRQKIYVQDRMREHGAQVWKWLQDGAHFYVCGDAGRMAKDVDAALREVVQAHGRLDRDAAAAYVEQMAADKRYVRDVY; encoded by the coding sequence ATGCAGGACGAGATCACCACGGTGAAATCCACCTGCTCCTACTGCGGTGTGGGATGCGGGATGCTCCTCGACGTCGCCGTCGACCCGGAGACGGGCGACCGACGCGTGGTGAGGGCATACGGAGACAAGGACCACCCGACCAACAGGGGTCGGTTGTGCACGAAGGGCGCAACGAGCGCGGAGATGCTCGCGGCCGGGGGCCGGCTCGGGACGGCATGGATGCGTTCCGAGCGGGCGGCCGATGTCGCCCCGCTCCCCCTCGACGATGCGATCGCCGAGACCGCGCGGCGCCTGAGCGACATCGTCGCGATCCACGGCCCCGACGCGGTGGCCCTCTACGTCTCGGGACAGATGTCGCTCGAGGCCCAGTACCTCGCGACGAAACTCGCGAAGGGATACCTGCGCACCTCGCACATGGAATCGAATTCGAGACTGTGCATGGCCGGCGCCGCGACCGGCTACAAGCAGTCGCTCGGATCCGACGGCCCGCCCGGCTCGTACGAGGACTTCGACCGTGCCGACGTGTTCTTCGTGTCGGGTTCCAACATGGCCGACTGCCATCCCATCCTCTTCCTCCGCATGATGGATCGGGTCAAGGCGGGAGCGCGACTGATCGTCGTCGATCCGCGACGCAGCGCGACCGCCGACAAGGCCGACCTGTTCCTGCAGATCACGCCGGGCACCGATCTGGCGCTGCTCAACGGACTGCTGCACCTGATCGTCGAGAACGGGCACGTCGACCGCGCCTTCGTCGAGGAGCACACCGACGGCTGGGACGCCATGGAGTCCTTCCTCGCCGACTACCCACCGCACGTCGTCGCCGAGGTCACCGGCCTGGCCGAGGCCGACATCCGCACCGCGGCGCAGTGGATCGGCGAGGCCGGCGAGTGGATGAGTTGCTGGACGATGGGTCTGAACCAGAGCATCCACGGCACGTGGAACACCAACGCGATCTGCAACCTGCACCTCGCGACCGGGGCGATCTCCCGCACCGGCAGCGGGCCGTTCTCCCTCACCGGCCAGCCCAACGCGATGGGTGGCCGTGAGATGGGCTACATGGGACCGGGTCTGCCCGGTCAGCGCAGTGTCCTTTCCGACGACGACCGTGCGTTCGTCGAGGACCGCTGGTCGCTGCCGCGCGGCACGCTGCGCACCGAGGGCGGCGCCGGCACCGTCGACATGTTCGAGCGGATGGCGGCCGGGGAGATCAAGGCGTGCTGGATCATCTGCACCAATCCCGTGGCGTCGGTCGCGAATCGGTCCACCGTTCTCGAGGCGCTCGGGAAGGCCGAGCTCGTGATCGTGCAGGACGTCTATCGTGAAACCGAAACGGCTTCGTACGCAGACGTTCTCCTCCCCGCTGCCCTGTGGGCCGAGTCCGAGTACGTCACCGTGGGATCCGACCGCACCGTCAATCTCCTACAGCAGGCCGTCGCACCCGTCGGCGAGTCGCTGCCCGACTGGAAGATCATCGCGCGGGTCGCGCAGGAGATGGGTTTCGGCGACGCGTTCGACTATTCGAGTGCCGAGGAGATCTTCGAGGAGATCACCGGATTCGCGAACCCGCAGACCGGATACGACCTGCGCGGCATGACCTACGACCGCCTGCGGGAAGGGCCGGTGCAGTGGCCGTGCCCACCGGAATCGGCCGAGGCCCGGCACCCCGTCCGCTATCTCAACGACGGGACGAGCCGGATCCCGGTGGTGCGCGAGGACGGATCCCGTCCGCGGTTGGCCTTCGCGACCCCCGACGGCCGCGCCCGCTTCTTCCCGCGCCCGCACATGCCCGCCGCGGAGATGCCGGACGACGACCACCCCTTCGTCCTGAACACCGGACGCGTGCAGCACCAGTGGCACACCCTCACCAAGACCGGGAAGGTCGAGAAACTCACCAAACTGAATCCCGGGCCGTTCGTCGAGATCAACCCCGATGATGCACAGCGACTGTCGATCGTCGACGGCGACCGGGTGGAGATCGCATCGCGGCGCGGCTGGGCCGTGCTGCCGGCCGTCGTCACCGACCGGGTGCTGCCCGGGAACTGCTTCGCCCCCTTCCATTGGAACGACCTCTTCGGCGACGATCTCGCCATCAACGCCGTGACGAACGACGCCGTCGACCCGGCATCGCTGCAACCCGAATTCAAGGTCTGCGCCGTGTCGGTGGAGAAGATCGCGAGTGCGGTCGAACCGGTACTCGAGAGCGGTTCGGTGCTCGACCGTCTCGAGTCCGCGCTCGGACTCGAGACGATTCCCGCACCCACCTTCGACGACGCCGAACGCGGTTATCTCGCAGGGCTTCTCGCAGGACTCAGGACGGCGGACATCACTGCCGCGCCGACCCTTCCCCCTACCGCGCCGTTCCCGGCCGACAAGCGGGCATGGGTCGACGGACTGCTCGCCGGGATGTACGCGCACTCGGCTCCCGTTCCCGGCGCGACACCCACCGAGGCCGTGCCGGACGGACCGGCCGTCGTGGTGGCCTGGGCGTCGCAGACGGGCAACGCCGAGTCCTTCGCGGCGAGTTGCGCGCAACGACTCCGCGACGCCGGGCGAGCCGTGAAACTGACGGGGCTGAACGAACTCGACGTCGCCGCACTGGCCCGGATCGACGACCTCGTGGTCGTCACGAGCACCTTCGGCGACGGCGACCCGCCCGACAACGGCGGGTCGTTCTGGCGGGGACTCGAGGCGGACAGTGCACCCGAACTGACCGGAACACGGTATGCGGTCCTGGCCTTCGGCGACTCGAGTTACGACGATTTCTGCGGATTCGGACGTCGTGTCGACGACCGTCTGAGTGCTCTCGGCGCGACCCGCCTGACCGAGCGTGTCGACTGCGAACCCGGAGAGGACGAACGCGCACAGAACTGGCTCGAGTCGCTCGTACCGATGCTGGGAGGCTCGACGACCCCGGCTGCCCCGGTCGCGCCGGCTCCGGCCTCTCCCGCCTACACCCGCAACTCGCCGTTCGTCACGCGGATCACCCGCAATGTCGCACTCAGCGGCGCGGGTTCGGCGAAGGATGTGCGCCAGTTCGGATTCGAGATCTTCGATCCCGCATTCGAATACGAGGCCGGCGACGCCCTCGGGGTGATGCCGACGAACGGCCCGGAGGCCGTCGACGAATGGCTCCAGGTCACCGCCCTCGATGCGGAGACCGCCGTCGAACTCGGCGACCGTCCCACCGTGCCGCTGCGGGAGGCCGCGACCCGTCATCTCGATATCACGCGGGTGACACCGGAACTGCTCCGGTTCGTGCAGAAGCAGAGCGGCAGTGCCGAACTCGCGAAGCTGCTGCGACCGGGCAACAAGATCGAGCTGCAGCAGTGGCTGTACGGACGGCAGGCGATGGACGTCATCGCCGAGTACCCGTTCAAGGCGCCCTGGGACGAATGGAAGGACCTTCTCGGCCGTCTGCGTCCGCGCCTGTACTCGATCTCGTCGAGCCCGAAGACGAATCCGCGCGAGGTGCAGCTGACGGTGTCGGTGGTGCGTTACGAATTCGAGGGTCGCTCCCGGGCAGGTGTGTGCTCGTCGTTCCTCGCCGACCACAGCAAGGGTGTGGACATCCCGATCTTCGTGCAGCGCAACGAACACTTCCGGCCACCGGCACCCGAGACCGACATGATCATGATCGGCCCCGGTACGGGCATCGCACCGTTCCGCGGTTTCCTCCACGACCGGCGCGAGGCGGGGCATACGGGCCGCAACTGGTTGTTCTTCGGAGACCAGCGATCCGAGACCGACTATCTCTACCGCGACGAGATCGAGTCGATGCACGCCGACGGTTTCCTCACCGAGCTGGGTCTGGCCTTCTCCCGCGACCAGCGGCAGAAGATCTACGTGCAGGACCGGATGCGCGAGCACGGCGCGCAGGTGTGGAAGTGGCTGCAGGACGGCGCCCACTTCTACGTGTGCGGCGATGCCGGACGTATGGCGAAGGACGTCGACGCGGCCCTGCGCGAGGTGGTGCAGGCGCACGGGCGGCTCGACCGCGACGCCGCCGCGGCGTACGTCGAGCAGATGGCCGCCGACAAGCGGTACGTCCGCGACGTCTACTGA
- a CDS encoding CCA tRNA nucleotidyltransferase: MNSPTADTDRRTRLLAGAEATLRDLSEILAPLGARFAEAGHELYLVGGSVRDAVLGRLGTDLDFTTDARPEVVQELLRGFVDHQWDTGIDFGTISAVKGLEQLEITTFRSDAYDRVTRHPIVEYGTSLEDDLVRRDFTVNAMAVRIGPDGAGEFVDPLGGMDSLLAGVLDTPAKPEDSFHDDPLRMLRAARFVSQLGFALTERVHTAIVSMADEILRISAERVQAELDKLILGDYPIEGIDTMVETGLAQRVIPEIPAMKLEIDEHHQHKDVYWHSLTVLKQAIDLEDGDPDLVLRWAALLHDIGKPDTKRNEPQGGVSFHHHEVVGAKLVRKRMRALKYSKQMIEDVSRLVFLHLRFHGYGKGQWTDSAVRRYVHDAGPLLPRLHKLVRADCTTRNKRRAAALQATYDGLEERIERIAAEEDLAKVRPDLDGNAIMELLGIPAGPTVGKAWNFLKELRLDRGPLDREEAEAALLEWWAEQQKA, translated from the coding sequence GTGAACTCCCCCACCGCAGACACCGACCGTCGCACCCGGCTGCTCGCCGGAGCCGAGGCCACTCTGCGCGATCTGTCCGAGATCCTCGCCCCGCTGGGGGCACGATTCGCCGAAGCCGGACACGAGCTGTATCTCGTCGGGGGCAGCGTGCGCGACGCGGTGCTCGGTCGTCTCGGCACCGACCTCGACTTCACCACCGACGCGCGTCCGGAGGTCGTGCAGGAGCTGTTACGCGGTTTCGTCGACCACCAGTGGGACACGGGCATCGACTTCGGGACGATCAGTGCGGTGAAGGGACTCGAGCAACTCGAGATCACCACCTTCCGCAGCGACGCCTACGACCGTGTCACGCGTCACCCCATCGTGGAGTACGGCACGAGTCTCGAGGACGATCTCGTGCGCCGCGACTTCACCGTCAACGCGATGGCCGTGCGGATCGGACCGGACGGTGCGGGTGAGTTCGTCGATCCGCTCGGCGGCATGGACTCCCTGCTTGCCGGCGTGCTCGACACCCCGGCGAAGCCCGAGGACTCCTTCCACGACGATCCGCTGCGCATGCTGCGAGCGGCACGGTTCGTCTCCCAGCTCGGCTTCGCCCTCACCGAGCGCGTGCACACCGCGATCGTCTCGATGGCCGACGAGATCCTGCGGATCAGCGCCGAGCGGGTACAGGCCGAGCTCGACAAGCTGATCCTCGGCGACTATCCGATCGAGGGCATCGACACGATGGTCGAGACCGGTCTCGCGCAGCGGGTGATCCCCGAGATCCCCGCGATGAAGCTCGAGATCGACGAGCACCACCAGCACAAGGACGTGTACTGGCACTCGCTGACCGTCCTGAAGCAGGCCATCGACCTCGAGGACGGCGATCCCGATCTCGTCCTGCGGTGGGCTGCGCTGCTGCACGACATCGGCAAGCCCGACACCAAGCGCAACGAGCCGCAGGGCGGCGTCAGCTTCCACCACCACGAGGTGGTCGGGGCGAAGCTCGTGCGCAAGCGCATGCGCGCGCTCAAGTACTCGAAGCAGATGATCGAGGACGTCAGCCGCCTGGTCTTCCTGCATCTGCGCTTCCACGGCTACGGCAAGGGACAGTGGACGGATTCGGCCGTGCGCCGCTACGTGCACGACGCCGGGCCGCTGCTGCCCAGGCTCCACAAGCTGGTGCGCGCCGACTGCACGACCCGCAACAAGCGTCGTGCCGCCGCACTGCAGGCCACCTACGACGGTCTCGAGGAGCGGATCGAGCGGATCGCCGCCGAGGAGGATCTCGCCAAGGTCCGGCCCGATCTCGACGGCAACGCGATCATGGAACTACTGGGTATCCCCGCAGGTCCGACGGTCGGCAAGGCGTGGAACTTCCTCAAGGAACTGCGGCTCGACCGCGGCCCGCTCGACCGCGAGGAGGCCGAGGCCGCGCTGCTCGAATGGTGGGCGGAGCAGCAGAAAGCGTAG
- a CDS encoding NUDIX hydrolase — protein MSPAERANRNRRSSRRRGAGTKKTAHGASPGSSASPGPRMRTVRETSAGGLVVDGLGGPPEKLCAALIGRTDRRGRLLWSLPKGHIEQGETAEQTAMREVREETGVRSSVLAELGSIDYWFVTEGRRVHKTVHHYLLRYLGGELSDADVEVTEVAWVPLRELRTRLAYADERKLADIADRLIAEMDHERLPDVDEPGAPRG, from the coding sequence GTGTCGCCCGCCGAACGTGCCAACCGTAACCGCCGCAGCTCGCGGCGGCGTGGCGCGGGCACGAAGAAGACCGCACACGGTGCTTCGCCCGGATCGTCCGCTTCGCCCGGACCTCGGATGCGGACCGTCCGCGAGACCTCCGCAGGAGGTCTGGTGGTCGACGGACTCGGTGGTCCGCCCGAGAAACTCTGCGCAGCCCTGATCGGCCGTACCGACCGGCGGGGCCGCCTGCTGTGGTCGTTGCCGAAGGGTCACATCGAGCAGGGTGAGACCGCCGAGCAGACCGCGATGCGCGAGGTCCGCGAGGAGACCGGCGTGCGCAGTTCGGTGCTCGCCGAGCTGGGCAGCATCGACTACTGGTTCGTCACCGAGGGTCGCCGGGTCCACAAGACCGTGCACCACTACCTGCTGCGTTATCTCGGCGGAGAACTCTCCGACGCGGACGTCGAGGTCACCGAGGTGGCGTGGGTGCCGCTGCGCGAACTGCGGACCCGCCTGGCGTACGCCGACGAACGCAAGCTGGCCGACATCGCCGATCGTCTCATCGCCGAGATGGACCACGAACGACTCCCCGACGTCGACGAACCGGGGGCCCCACGCGGATGA
- a CDS encoding DUF6049 family protein, with product MTVVVSRAGAAVLAVLVLVLTTAGVTALLPTTLLPTATANPAAAQTDPDEPRFLELSIDEVTPQTVTLTSESVVTVRGTVANIGDRDVEDVWVRLQRAPVVSDSAALRTSLSLDQAGFDTVGEFEEVADRLGQGERADFELELPLRSELVPSLDIDTPGVFPLLVNVNGVPEYGGAARLDDARFLLPVLALPASDEVTEDAETTGNDTGETRTGNGGSRGTTRSSDDGLLDSDEKAFPAVPPDVSRPAAVTMLWPLADRPRLAAGVAGSGTEPVRLIDDDLATSLAEGGRLDGLLRAVEDTARTEPRVLEGLCLAIDPDLLVTVANMTRDYLVVEDPDEPTGDARPGSGTDAAAAWLERLRALAATTCTMAVPFAQVDLTALADLADSSLTDSALESPAAIVDSVLGVTSTPGVMWPDSGVLTEKTGSMLAADGPVTALLSDNAVEGGRTLLAGTSSTPSTAPGGNGFRISGVSGLTAVLFDSSASAALAGMGTDPQTPSFAPSSARYDLSRDSSTARLQDALGALAWPAMVPTVSEVTGAALPAAGRSVLFAPPQNWSASPDDAASVLSMLSTLVRSGLTTPRPLGALVDAAANTANDPTASLLVYPEQAITDGASAAVVSEAEEQIGRLDAIQTALVEDPQAQLTPRQFTAPLREDLLRAMSLSGRRGADADRAYATGEHRAAEVREAVDDIYDAVTVISTGGVYTLTSEQSPLLLTARNDLPVGITVRLQVDAPDTVDITDIGPTQLPPRGSRTLTVPAQISDSRNLRLEFALTTESGLPLGSSTTVTVRSNAYGQILAVVTGCAGALLLFLAGRRLLHRFRGEPDPADEGYEK from the coding sequence ATGACGGTGGTGGTGTCCCGGGCGGGCGCCGCGGTGCTCGCCGTGCTCGTACTCGTCCTCACAACGGCAGGCGTGACGGCTCTTCTGCCGACGACTCTTCTCCCGACGGCCACGGCGAACCCGGCCGCAGCCCAGACCGACCCCGACGAGCCGCGCTTCCTCGAGCTGAGCATCGACGAGGTGACGCCGCAGACGGTGACCCTCACGAGCGAGTCCGTCGTCACGGTGCGCGGCACGGTGGCGAACATCGGCGACCGGGACGTCGAGGACGTCTGGGTGCGGCTGCAGCGCGCACCGGTCGTCTCCGATTCCGCGGCGCTGCGCACCTCGCTGTCCCTCGACCAGGCCGGCTTCGACACCGTCGGTGAGTTCGAGGAGGTCGCCGACCGGCTGGGGCAGGGTGAGCGCGCCGATTTCGAACTCGAACTGCCGCTGCGCTCCGAACTCGTGCCGTCGCTCGACATCGACACCCCCGGCGTCTTCCCGCTGCTGGTGAACGTCAACGGTGTCCCCGAGTACGGCGGCGCGGCGCGGCTCGACGACGCACGCTTCCTGCTGCCCGTTCTCGCGCTTCCTGCAAGTGACGAGGTCACGGAGGACGCAGAGACCACCGGGAACGACACAGGGGAGACCCGGACGGGCAACGGCGGGTCGCGGGGCACGACCCGCTCCTCCGACGACGGCCTGCTCGACAGCGACGAGAAGGCGTTCCCCGCCGTACCGCCCGACGTGTCCCGTCCCGCCGCGGTCACGATGCTGTGGCCGCTGGCCGACCGGCCGAGGCTCGCGGCCGGCGTGGCCGGTTCCGGCACCGAACCGGTACGCCTGATCGACGACGACCTCGCGACCTCGCTCGCCGAGGGCGGAAGGCTGGACGGTCTGCTGCGCGCCGTCGAGGACACCGCCCGCACCGAACCCCGCGTCCTCGAGGGACTGTGCCTGGCGATCGACCCGGATCTGCTCGTCACCGTCGCGAACATGACACGCGACTATCTCGTGGTCGAGGATCCGGACGAACCGACCGGCGACGCGCGGCCGGGGTCGGGCACGGATGCCGCGGCCGCCTGGCTCGAGCGGTTGCGTGCCCTCGCGGCGACGACCTGCACGATGGCCGTGCCGTTCGCGCAGGTCGACCTCACCGCCCTCGCCGACCTCGCCGACTCGTCCCTGACCGACTCCGCGCTCGAATCACCGGCGGCGATCGTCGACTCCGTCCTCGGCGTCACTTCCACCCCGGGCGTGATGTGGCCCGATTCCGGCGTGCTCACCGAGAAGACCGGATCGATGCTCGCCGCCGACGGCCCGGTGACCGCTCTGCTGTCCGACAACGCCGTCGAGGGTGGACGCACCCTGCTCGCGGGCACGTCGTCGACGCCGTCCACCGCGCCGGGAGGCAACGGCTTCCGGATCTCCGGTGTCTCCGGCCTCACCGCCGTCCTGTTCGACTCGTCCGCGTCCGCGGCACTGGCCGGGATGGGTACCGACCCGCAGACGCCGTCCTTCGCCCCCTCCTCCGCGCGTTACGACCTCTCCCGAGACTCCTCGACAGCCCGCCTGCAGGACGCTCTCGGCGCGCTGGCCTGGCCGGCCATGGTGCCGACGGTCAGCGAGGTCACCGGCGCGGCGCTGCCGGCGGCGGGCCGATCGGTGCTGTTCGCACCGCCGCAGAACTGGTCGGCATCGCCCGACGACGCCGCCTCCGTGCTGTCGATGCTCTCCACGCTCGTCCGCTCGGGCCTGACCACGCCTCGACCGCTCGGCGCGCTCGTCGACGCGGCCGCGAACACCGCGAACGATCCGACCGCTTCGCTGCTGGTCTATCCCGAACAGGCGATCACCGACGGTGCCTCCGCCGCGGTCGTGTCCGAGGCCGAGGAGCAGATCGGCCGCCTCGACGCGATCCAGACGGCGCTGGTCGAGGACCCGCAGGCCCAGCTCACCCCGCGTCAGTTCACCGCCCCGCTGCGCGAGGACCTGCTGCGCGCGATGAGCCTGTCCGGTCGTCGTGGCGCCGACGCCGACCGTGCCTACGCGACCGGTGAGCACCGCGCCGCCGAGGTGCGGGAGGCCGTCGACGACATCTACGACGCCGTGACGGTCATCTCGACCGGCGGTGTCTACACCCTGACGTCCGAACAGAGTCCGCTGCTGCTCACCGCGCGCAACGACCTGCCCGTGGGCATCACCGTGCGACTGCAGGTGGACGCGCCCGACACGGTGGACATCACCGACATCGGGCCCACCCAGCTCCCGCCGCGCGGCAGCCGCACCCTCACGGTGCCGGCACAGATCAGCGACTCGCGGAACCTCCGGCTGGAGTTCGCCCTCACCACCGAGTCCGGCCTGCCTCTCGGCAGCTCGACGACGGTGACGGTACGTTCCAATGCGTACGGCCAGATCCTCGCCGTCGTCACGGGATGTGCGGGAGCACTCCTGCTGTTCCTGGCGGGCAGACGACTTCTGCACCGGTTCCGTGGAGAGCCGGATCCAGCCGACGAAGGGTACGAGAAATGA